The following proteins are co-located in the Desulfonauticus submarinus genome:
- the rny gene encoding ribonuclease Y, with protein MLSSIIITAFITFGVGAVIGVIVYKYFLAKELSESKKLADKILEEARKEASAQKKEALLQAKDEIFRQKKEWEKECREKEKELKRQEQRLQEKEERIEKRLEDVSQKERELLAWESKLSREERKLEEKNSQLESLILEQTKKLEEVSGLTREEARRLLLEEMENKVKHEAAKRMRQIEMEAQEQAAKKAKEILATAVQRYAGEYVVDNTVTVVELPNEEMKGRIIGREGRNIRALEAATGVDLIIDDTPETVVLSAFNPLRREIARQALERLISDGRIHPARIEEVVEKVQREMDDKLKEIGEQATFDVGVHGIHPELIRLLGRLYYRTSFSQNVLQHSLEVAFLCGIMAAELGLDEKLAKRAGLLHDIGKAVDHEVEGPHALIGADLAKKYGESEEVIHAIAAHHEDVSPSSVLAVLVQAADSLSGARPGARKELLENYVKRLEELENIATSFEGVEKAYAIQAGRELRVMVDCEKIGDDNTYLLCKEIAKKIEEEMTYPGQIKITVIRERRAVDFAK; from the coding sequence ATGTTAAGTAGTATAATTATTACTGCATTTATTACATTTGGAGTTGGAGCTGTTATTGGAGTTATTGTTTATAAGTATTTTTTGGCTAAAGAACTTTCTGAGAGTAAAAAATTAGCAGACAAAATTTTAGAAGAAGCTAGAAAAGAGGCTTCAGCTCAAAAAAAAGAAGCCCTATTGCAAGCTAAGGATGAGATTTTTAGACAAAAAAAAGAATGGGAAAAAGAATGTAGAGAAAAGGAAAAAGAATTAAAACGTCAAGAACAGCGTCTACAGGAAAAAGAAGAGAGAATAGAAAAAAGACTTGAAGACGTTTCTCAAAAAGAAAGAGAACTTTTAGCATGGGAGAGCAAACTTTCTAGAGAAGAAAGGAAATTAGAAGAAAAAAATAGTCAACTAGAGTCTCTAATTTTAGAACAGACCAAGAAACTGGAAGAAGTTTCAGGTCTCACTAGAGAAGAAGCCAGAAGACTTCTTTTAGAGGAGATGGAAAATAAAGTAAAACACGAAGCTGCTAAGAGAATGAGACAAATAGAAATGGAAGCCCAGGAGCAAGCTGCTAAAAAGGCCAAAGAAATATTGGCAACGGCAGTACAGCGATATGCTGGCGAATATGTTGTAGATAACACGGTTACAGTAGTAGAACTTCCTAATGAAGAGATGAAAGGACGGATTATAGGTAGAGAAGGTAGAAATATTAGAGCGTTAGAAGCAGCTACAGGAGTAGACCTCATTATAGATGATACTCCAGAAACAGTAGTCCTTTCAGCTTTTAACCCTCTTAGAAGAGAGATAGCTCGTCAAGCCTTGGAAAGACTTATTAGCGATGGCAGAATTCATCCTGCTCGTATAGAGGAGGTGGTGGAAAAAGTTCAGAGGGAAATGGATGACAAGCTAAAGGAGATTGGAGAACAAGCTACTTTTGACGTTGGAGTGCATGGTATTCATCCTGAACTAATCAGATTATTGGGTCGTCTTTATTATCGCACATCTTTTTCCCAAAATGTCTTACAACATTCTTTAGAAGTTGCATTTCTTTGCGGTATTATGGCTGCAGAACTTGGTTTAGATGAAAAATTGGCCAAAAGAGCAGGGCTTTTACATGATATTGGAAAGGCTGTAGACCATGAAGTTGAAGGACCTCATGCTTTAATTGGAGCTGACTTGGCAAAAAAATATGGAGAAAGTGAAGAAGTAATACATGCTATTGCAGCTCATCATGAAGATGTCTCTCCTTCTTCTGTGTTAGCAGTTTTGGTTCAAGCTGCTGATAGTTTATCTGGAGCTAGACCAGGAGCAAGAAAAGAACTTTTGGAAAATTATGTTAAGAGGTTAGAAGAGTTAGAAAATATTGCTACAAGTTTTGAAGGAGTAGAAAAGGCTTATGCTATTCAGGCTGGTAGAGAACTTAGAGTGATGGTAGATTGCGAAAAGATAGGAGATGATAATACTTATTTATTATGTAAAGAAATAGCCAAAAAAATCGAAGAAGAAATGACCTATCCTGGACAGATTAAGATTACAGTTATTCGTGAACGGCGCGCTGTGGATTTTGCAAAGTAG
- a CDS encoding cell division protein ZapA gives MKMPGYTLNILGLEVSFKTDAPPERVNKAKALLEDRFRVLEERGRKLSKEKLLIYLSLSLADEYLVLKDKQKQMEIQLAKLLDRLDNEEI, from the coding sequence ATGAAGATGCCTGGCTATACTTTAAATATTTTAGGACTGGAGGTGTCTTTTAAAACGGATGCTCCTCCTGAAAGAGTAAATAAAGCCAAGGCTTTGTTGGAAGATAGGTTTAGAGTCCTTGAAGAGCGAGGAAGGAAGTTAAGTAAGGAGAAATTGTTAATATATTTAAGTCTAAGCTTAGCTGATGAGTATTTAGTATTGAAAGATAAGCAGAAACAAATGGAAATACAATTAGCTAAGCTTTTAGATAGATTAGATAACGAAGAAATCTAA
- the glmU gene encoding bifunctional UDP-N-acetylglucosamine diphosphorylase/glucosamine-1-phosphate N-acetyltransferase GlmU encodes MKSIVLVLAAGKGTRMAASCPKVMQKILDRPMLWYVLRTLEKNFKGHIYPIIGYKKGEIEQYFPLYQEYFIYQKEQLGTGHALQSAWDIIKRLNPKYVLVTNGDTPLALPLHFHRLEKTIEEQGASVVFLSLELDDPGSYGRVLRDKKGNILKIVEAKDSSQDLTSREVNAGIYCFKREFLEEYLFKLQNKNAQQEYYITDLIEIAIKNNLKVCALNMGYCPELMGINTPVELEQQEEVLRKRIVYSFLEKGVSIHFSRMVIIGPEVDIEKGVEIEGPCTILGKTKLRKGSVIKSYTFIKDCDIDGIVYEFSHIVGSIIKRGAQVGPYARLRPGAIVESKARVGNFVEMKKSVLGKESKACHLTYLGDANIGPNVNIGAGTITCNYDGKNKHQTIIKEGAFIGSNSALVAPVQIGKYALIGAGSTITKDVPDNTLAIARSKQVVLKKRGK; translated from the coding sequence ATGAAGAGTATTGTATTGGTATTAGCGGCAGGAAAAGGCACTAGAATGGCCGCCAGTTGTCCTAAGGTTATGCAAAAGATTTTAGATAGACCTATGTTATGGTATGTTTTAAGGACATTAGAAAAAAATTTTAAGGGACACATTTATCCCATAATAGGTTATAAAAAAGGAGAAATAGAACAATATTTTCCCTTATATCAGGAATATTTTATTTACCAAAAAGAACAGTTGGGAACTGGACATGCTTTGCAGTCTGCTTGGGATATTATAAAACGTCTTAATCCCAAGTATGTCTTAGTTACTAATGGAGATACTCCTTTGGCTTTGCCTCTTCATTTTCACAGGCTTGAAAAAACAATAGAAGAACAAGGGGCAAGTGTTGTTTTTTTAAGCTTGGAACTAGATGATCCTGGTTCTTATGGTAGAGTTTTACGAGATAAAAAGGGAAATATTTTGAAAATAGTAGAGGCTAAAGATTCATCTCAAGACTTAACTTCTAGAGAAGTAAACGCAGGTATATATTGTTTTAAAAGGGAATTTTTAGAGGAATATTTATTTAAATTGCAGAATAAAAATGCTCAACAAGAGTATTATATTACTGACTTGATTGAAATAGCTATAAAAAATAACCTAAAAGTGTGTGCTTTAAATATGGGATACTGCCCAGAACTGATGGGAATAAATACTCCTGTAGAGTTGGAACAACAGGAGGAAGTTTTAAGAAAAAGAATAGTATATTCTTTTTTAGAAAAAGGTGTAAGTATCCATTTTTCTAGGATGGTGATAATTGGACCTGAGGTGGATATAGAAAAAGGTGTTGAAATAGAGGGACCTTGTACGATTTTAGGAAAAACAAAATTAAGAAAAGGATCTGTGATTAAAAGTTATACTTTTATAAAAGATTGTGATATTGATGGAATTGTTTATGAATTTTCTCATATTGTTGGGAGTATAATTAAAAGGGGAGCTCAAGTTGGACCTTATGCTAGGTTAAGGCCGGGAGCAATAGTAGAGTCTAAGGCGAGAGTGGGTAATTTTGTAGAAATGAAAAAGAGTGTGTTAGGAAAAGAAAGCAAGGCCTGCCACCTTACTTATCTTGGAGATGCTAATATTGGTCCTAATGTTAATATAGGTGCTGGTACTATTACTTGTAATTATGATGGTAAAAATAAACATCAAACAATAATTAAAGAAGGTGCATTTATTGGAAGCAATTCAGCCTTGGTTGCACCTGTACAAATAGGTAAGTATGCTTTGATAGGAGCAGGTTCTACTATTACTAAAGATGTTCCAGATAATACACTGGCAATTGCTCGATCAAAACAAGTAGTTTTAAAGAAGAGAGGCAAATGA
- a CDS encoding F0F1 ATP synthase subunit epsilon, with the protein MARTLKLEIVTPDRKLLSEEVEYVAAPGIEGEFGVLPNHIAFLSALGVGSLYYKKDGRRYYVFVAGGFAEVGQNKVSVLAEVAERAEEIDLERAKKAMERAKQRLQEQVDREAYARAKASLAKALHRMRCRECAVQAGTCNM; encoded by the coding sequence ATGGCACGTACATTAAAATTAGAAATAGTTACTCCGGATAGAAAGCTTTTATCTGAAGAAGTAGAGTATGTAGCAGCCCCAGGAATAGAAGGTGAATTTGGTGTTTTACCAAATCATATAGCCTTTTTATCAGCTTTAGGGGTTGGTAGTCTCTACTATAAAAAAGATGGAAGACGATATTATGTTTTTGTTGCAGGTGGTTTTGCTGAAGTAGGGCAGAATAAGGTTTCTGTACTTGCAGAGGTAGCAGAAAGAGCCGAAGAAATAGATTTGGAAAGAGCAAAAAAAGCCATGGAAAGAGCAAAACAAAGACTGCAAGAACAGGTAGATAGAGAAGCCTATGCTAGGGCTAAGGCCTCTTTAGCAAAAGCATTGCACAGAATGCGTTGTAGAGAGTGTGCTGTGCAAGCTGGAACTTGTAATATGTAG
- the atpD gene encoding F0F1 ATP synthase subunit beta, whose translation MSENIGKIVQVIGNVIDVEFPEGKLPNILNALTLSNPTISDEPDNLVVEVAQHLGNNVVRCVAMDTTDGLVRGMEVKDTGAPIQVPVGPSALGRVLNVVGRPVDDMGPVKGEKMYPIHKEAPAFVEQSTTIELLETGVKVIDLLIPFPKGGKLGMFGGAGVGKTVILMELINNIAKQHGGISVFAGVGERTREGTDLYLEMKEAGVLEKAGLIYGQMNEPPGARARVALTALAMAEYFRDEENQDVLLFIDNIFRFTQANSEVSALLGRMPSAVGYQPTLATDLGALQERITSTKKGSITSVQAVYVPADDLTDPAPATTFAHLDGTIVLSRQIAELGIYPAVDPLDSTSRILDPNVLGIEHYSVARQVQQILQKYKDLQDIIAILGMDELSDEDKLIVSRARKIQRFLSQPFHVAEQFTGKPGRYVKLEDTIRGFKEIIEGKHDDIPEQAFYMVGTIEEALERAKEA comes from the coding sequence ATGAGTGAAAATATAGGCAAAATTGTTCAGGTTATTGGTAACGTTATTGACGTAGAGTTCCCTGAAGGGAAGCTGCCCAATATCTTAAATGCTCTTACTTTATCCAACCCAACTATTAGTGATGAGCCAGATAACTTAGTGGTAGAAGTGGCTCAGCATTTAGGTAATAACGTAGTACGTTGCGTTGCTATGGATACAACAGACGGCTTAGTGAGGGGTATGGAAGTAAAAGATACAGGTGCACCAATTCAGGTGCCTGTAGGTCCTTCTGCTTTGGGTCGTGTTTTAAATGTTGTGGGTCGTCCTGTGGATGATATGGGGCCTGTTAAAGGCGAAAAAATGTACCCCATCCACAAAGAGGCTCCAGCTTTTGTTGAACAAAGTACTACCATTGAGTTGTTGGAAACAGGTGTTAAAGTTATTGACCTATTAATCCCCTTCCCAAAGGGTGGTAAGTTAGGAATGTTTGGTGGTGCTGGAGTTGGTAAGACTGTTATTTTGATGGAGCTTATTAATAACATTGCTAAGCAGCATGGTGGTATTTCTGTATTTGCTGGTGTTGGAGAAAGAACAAGGGAAGGGACTGACCTTTATTTGGAAATGAAAGAAGCAGGTGTTTTGGAAAAAGCGGGTTTGATTTATGGTCAGATGAATGAGCCTCCAGGAGCTAGAGCAAGAGTTGCTCTTACTGCTTTGGCTATGGCAGAATATTTTCGTGATGAAGAAAATCAAGACGTGCTTTTATTTATTGACAACATTTTCCGTTTTACTCAGGCAAACTCTGAGGTATCTGCTCTTCTTGGACGTATGCCTTCTGCAGTAGGTTATCAACCTACTTTGGCTACAGACTTGGGTGCTCTTCAAGAGAGAATCACCTCTACTAAAAAAGGTTCTATTACTTCTGTTCAGGCTGTTTATGTTCCTGCTGACGACCTTACAGACCCTGCTCCAGCAACTACTTTTGCTCACTTAGATGGAACCATAGTTCTTTCTCGTCAGATTGCAGAACTTGGTATTTATCCTGCGGTGGATCCTCTTGATTCTACTTCTCGAATTTTGGATCCAAATGTTTTAGGTATAGAACATTATAGTGTAGCTCGTCAGGTTCAGCAGATTTTGCAAAAATATAAAGATCTTCAAGATATTATTGCAATTTTGGGTATGGATGAGCTTTCTGATGAAGATAAACTTATTGTATCCAGGGCCAGAAAAATTCAGAGATTCTTATCTCAACCATTCCATGTTGCTGAACAATTTACTGGTAAGCCAGGTCGTTATGTTAAATTAGAAGATACAATTAGAGGATTTAAAGAAATTATTGAAGGTAAACATGACGACATCCCTGAGCAGGCTTTCTATATGGTAGGTACAATTGAGGAGGCTTTGGAAAGAGCTAAAGAAGCATAA
- a CDS encoding F0F1 ATP synthase subunit gamma: protein MGASLRDIKRKIDAVKKTKQITKAMNMVASAKLRNAQLRIERFRPYADKYFEIIADLAARADASVHPLLEKREDIKRVGIILVTSDKGLCGAFNTNLCNAANKLAQSKKAEGKEVKFICVGKKGRDFIRKTEFEILDAKVEVLNHFDFQLANEVGEMVIDKFLLKELDEVYAVFGKFVTVVKQDPTTTKILPVESVESDAEGGSGSEYIFEPSVEGLLAELLPRYVKVQIYRSLLDTSASEHAARMTAMDNATKNCDELVNSLTLVFNKARQASITAELMDIVGGAEALKNA, encoded by the coding sequence ATGGGTGCATCATTAAGGGATATTAAGCGCAAAATAGATGCGGTTAAAAAGACCAAACAAATAACCAAGGCCATGAATATGGTGGCCTCGGCTAAGCTGCGTAATGCCCAGCTTAGAATTGAGCGCTTTCGTCCCTATGCTGATAAATATTTTGAAATTATAGCTGATTTGGCAGCCAGGGCTGATGCAAGTGTTCATCCTTTGCTCGAAAAAAGAGAAGATATAAAAAGAGTTGGTATTATTTTAGTGACTTCGGATAAAGGATTGTGTGGTGCTTTTAATACCAACTTGTGTAATGCTGCCAATAAATTAGCACAGTCCAAAAAGGCTGAAGGCAAGGAAGTAAAATTTATCTGTGTAGGGAAGAAAGGAAGAGATTTTATCCGCAAGACAGAGTTTGAAATTTTGGATGCTAAGGTTGAGGTGTTAAACCACTTTGATTTTCAGCTGGCAAATGAAGTAGGGGAAATGGTGATAGATAAATTTCTATTGAAAGAGTTAGATGAAGTATATGCTGTTTTTGGGAAATTTGTTACAGTGGTAAAACAAGACCCTACTACTACAAAGATTTTGCCTGTTGAATCCGTAGAATCAGATGCTGAAGGTGGAAGTGGCAGTGAATATATTTTTGAACCTTCAGTGGAAGGACTGTTGGCAGAATTGTTGCCTAGGTATGTTAAGGTGCAGATATATAGGTCACTTTTAGATACTTCTGCGAGTGAGCACGCTGCTAGAATGACAGCAATGGACAATGCAACCAAAAACTGCGATGAATTGGTTAATTCTTTAACTCTTGTTTTTAACAAGGCCAGACAGGCTAGCATCACAGCTGAACTTATGGATATTGTTGGTGGTGCAGAAGCCTTAAAAAATGCTTAG
- the atpA gene encoding F0F1 ATP synthase subunit alpha produces the protein MQIRAEEISQIIEDQIKNYEQRVEMSETGVVLSVGDGIARVYGVENAMAMELLEFPGGVMGMVLNLEEDSVGVALLGEDTHIKEGDLVKRTGKIVQVPVGDAVIGRVIDPLGNPIDGKGPIQAKDFRFVEIKAPGIMARKPVHEPMYTGLKAIDAMTPIGRGQRELIIGDRQVGKTAICIDAILAQKETDVYCFYVAIGQKKSTVAQVVDTLEKYGAMEYTTVIAATASEPAALQFIAAYSGCTMGEYYRDNGKHALIIYDDLSKQAVAYREMSLLLRRPPGREAFPGDVFYLHSRLLERAAKMHDKLGAGSLTALPIIETQAGDVSAYIPTNVISITDGQVYLEPSLFYAGVRPAINVGLSVSRVGGAAQIKAMKKVAGTLRLDLAQYRELAAFAQFGSDLDKATKQKLIRGERLVELLKQPQYQPMPVQEQVVSLYAGTRGFMDDLPVDAVRKFEDGLLDYMRNQRSDILNEIKESQDLSEELDKKLAEAINEFKKTFKA, from the coding sequence ATGCAAATCAGAGCAGAAGAAATCAGTCAAATTATTGAAGATCAGATTAAAAATTATGAACAACGGGTAGAAATGAGCGAGACAGGTGTTGTCCTGTCAGTAGGTGATGGTATTGCCCGTGTTTATGGCGTAGAAAACGCCATGGCAATGGAGCTTTTAGAGTTCCCTGGTGGTGTTATGGGAATGGTTTTGAACTTAGAGGAAGATAGTGTTGGTGTTGCCCTTTTGGGTGAGGATACTCACATTAAAGAAGGTGATTTGGTCAAAAGGACAGGTAAAATTGTTCAAGTTCCTGTAGGTGATGCAGTTATTGGTCGTGTTATTGATCCTTTGGGAAATCCAATTGATGGTAAAGGACCAATTCAGGCTAAAGATTTTAGGTTTGTAGAAATTAAGGCTCCTGGCATTATGGCAAGAAAGCCTGTGCATGAACCTATGTATACAGGTCTTAAAGCCATTGATGCTATGACTCCTATTGGAAGAGGGCAACGTGAGCTTATTATTGGTGACCGTCAAGTTGGTAAAACAGCTATTTGTATAGATGCTATTTTGGCCCAAAAAGAGACAGATGTATATTGTTTTTATGTAGCTATAGGTCAGAAAAAATCTACAGTTGCTCAAGTAGTTGATACTTTGGAAAAATATGGGGCCATGGAGTATACAACTGTTATTGCTGCTACAGCTTCTGAACCCGCTGCTTTACAGTTTATCGCCGCTTATTCTGGGTGTACAATGGGCGAATATTATAGGGATAATGGAAAGCATGCTCTTATTATTTATGATGATCTTTCTAAACAAGCTGTGGCTTATCGTGAGATGTCTTTGCTTTTGAGACGTCCTCCAGGACGTGAAGCTTTTCCTGGTGATGTTTTCTATTTACATTCTCGTTTACTTGAACGTGCAGCTAAAATGCATGATAAATTGGGAGCAGGCTCTCTTACAGCGTTGCCAATTATTGAAACCCAGGCTGGTGACGTTTCTGCATATATTCCAACAAATGTTATTTCTATTACAGATGGTCAGGTATATTTGGAACCAAGCTTGTTTTATGCTGGTGTTCGTCCTGCAATTAACGTAGGTTTGTCGGTTTCTCGTGTTGGTGGTGCTGCTCAGATTAAGGCAATGAAGAAAGTCGCAGGTACTCTTCGTCTTGATTTGGCTCAGTATCGTGAATTGGCTGCGTTTGCCCAATTTGGTTCTGATTTAGATAAAGCTACTAAACAAAAACTTATTAGAGGTGAAAGGTTGGTTGAGTTGTTGAAACAGCCTCAATACCAACCAATGCCAGTTCAAGAGCAAGTAGTTTCCCTTTATGCTGGTACTCGTGGTTTTATGGATGATTTACCTGTAGATGCAGTTCGTAAATTTGAAGATGGATTGTTAGATTATATGAGAAATCAACGTTCAGATATTTTAAATGAGATTAAAGAAAGTCAAGATTTGAGCGAAGAGCTTGATAAAAAACTTGCAGAGGCAATTAATGAATTTAAGAAGACCTTTAAGGCTTAA
- the atpH gene encoding ATP synthase F1 subunit delta, whose translation MRGNIVARRYARALFALGQKEGQDVLLKYGESLEAVCAVLEVAPELLRIFSNPIFTVEEKKAILAKVLEKVDPEPMVRNFCFLLADKNRLAFLPEIKAYYGHLLDLAQGIVRGELFTAIELEEELKTEIAKKLEEQSKSKVVLDYKVDPNILGGLVLKVGDKVLDASIKAQLQILKENIKRGE comes from the coding sequence TTGAGAGGGAACATAGTAGCTAGACGGTATGCACGAGCCCTTTTTGCATTAGGGCAGAAGGAAGGACAAGATGTCCTTTTAAAGTATGGAGAGAGTCTTGAGGCTGTATGTGCGGTTTTAGAAGTAGCCCCTGAGCTTCTTAGAATATTTTCTAATCCTATTTTTACTGTAGAGGAAAAAAAGGCTATTTTAGCCAAGGTTCTGGAAAAGGTAGATCCAGAGCCAATGGTAAGAAATTTTTGTTTTCTTTTAGCAGATAAAAATAGATTGGCTTTTTTGCCAGAAATAAAAGCTTATTATGGTCATTTGTTAGATTTAGCTCAGGGTATAGTTAGGGGCGAGCTTTTTACAGCCATTGAACTAGAAGAGGAATTAAAAACAGAAATTGCCAAAAAACTTGAAGAACAGTCTAAGTCCAAGGTGGTGTTGGATTATAAGGTAGATCCAAACATCTTGGGTGGACTGGTTTTGAAGGTGGGGGATAAGGTTTTGGATGCCAGTATTAAGGCTCAGTTACAAATTTTGAAAGAAAACATAAAAAGGGGTGAGTAG
- a CDS encoding ATP synthase F0 subunit B: protein MSKRWKTVAGLGLTLLLVAGVAWASEHGGGGHGDKIMNLVYRVINFILVVGIIYKLVGKRMAEFFSGRTHQIETELKDLEERRAQAESKLKEVEAKIANLEKEREEILQAAKEQGEAVKAQIIEKAKKSAEQIKEQAKITAEQEAKAAFDQVKAELADKIVEAAEKMIQERLSGDIHKKLINEYLTKVVIN from the coding sequence TTGAGTAAGAGGTGGAAAACGGTCGCAGGGCTCGGCTTGACGCTGCTTTTGGTGGCAGGAGTGGCTTGGGCCTCGGAACATGGCGGTGGAGGTCATGGTGATAAGATCATGAATCTTGTCTATCGAGTAATTAATTTCATTTTGGTAGTGGGAATTATTTACAAGTTGGTAGGCAAGAGAATGGCAGAGTTCTTTTCTGGAAGGACGCATCAGATAGAAACGGAGTTAAAAGACTTAGAAGAGAGAAGAGCCCAAGCAGAGTCTAAGTTGAAGGAAGTAGAAGCTAAAATAGCTAATTTAGAAAAGGAAAGAGAAGAAATTTTGCAAGCTGCCAAAGAGCAGGGTGAAGCTGTGAAGGCCCAAATTATTGAAAAGGCCAAAAAGTCTGCAGAGCAGATAAAAGAGCAGGCTAAAATCACGGCCGAACAAGAAGCAAAAGCAGCCTTTGATCAGGTTAAAGCAGAATTAGCAGATAAAATCGTAGAGGCTGCTGAAAAGATGATTCAAGAGAGGTTGAGTGGGGATATTCATAAGAAACTTATTAATGAATATCTAACAAAGGTGGTGATAAATTGA
- a CDS encoding ATP synthase F0 subunit B produces the protein MIELNFTFFIQLVNFLIALLVLNLILYRPIRGIMRKRAELMSSRMEEIEKFTSAAEEKLGSYESALDEARKKAQEVRGQLKEEGYVEEKALLSAAMSEAAEVIKAARAKFEQEKSAALKSLEAKVNDYAAKVASKILGEA, from the coding sequence ATGATAGAGTTAAATTTTACCTTTTTTATTCAATTAGTTAATTTTCTAATTGCTCTCCTAGTTTTGAACCTCATTTTGTACCGACCCATTCGTGGAATTATGCGCAAGCGTGCGGAGCTTATGAGTTCTAGAATGGAGGAGATAGAGAAGTTTACTAGTGCAGCAGAAGAAAAATTGGGTTCATATGAGTCAGCTTTAGATGAAGCAAGAAAAAAGGCCCAAGAAGTACGTGGGCAACTCAAAGAAGAAGGGTATGTAGAAGAGAAAGCTTTGTTGAGTGCTGCCATGTCCGAAGCTGCAGAAGTTATTAAGGCTGCTCGAGCTAAATTTGAGCAAGAAAAAAGTGCTGCCTTAAAGTCTTTAGAGGCTAAGGTTAATGATTATGCGGCAAAAGTGGCCTCCAAGATTTTAGGAGAGGCCTAA
- a CDS encoding bactofilin family protein: MAKDEFNAFLGKGTHYEGKLVFEGTVRLDGSFTGEIDSVGTLVVGQEAKVKGVVKVDQLVVSGRIEGEVKVQSKAVFYKGAEFLGNLDTNILVVEEGAKIHGKVSMSNLGNSETIEEVQENM; encoded by the coding sequence ATGGCAAAAGATGAGTTCAATGCCTTTTTAGGGAAAGGTACGCATTATGAAGGGAAACTAGTATTTGAGGGTACTGTAAGACTAGATGGGAGTTTTACAGGCGAGATTGATTCTGTTGGAACTTTGGTAGTTGGTCAAGAAGCAAAAGTAAAAGGAGTGGTCAAAGTCGATCAACTAGTGGTTAGTGGGAGAATAGAGGGGGAAGTTAAGGTTCAGAGTAAGGCTGTATTTTATAAAGGAGCTGAATTCTTAGGCAATTTAGATACCAATATTTTGGTTGTGGAAGAAGGAGCAAAAATTCACGGCAAGGTAAGTATGAGTAACCTTGGTAATAGCGAGACAATAGAAGAAGTACAAGAAAATATGTGA
- the rodA gene encoding rod shape-determining protein RodA, with product MFDRRLVENIDFKLILVVCALFLVGVINLYSASAYRFEQGINVTPFFIKQIIWGCIGFLGFLFIILFDYRHLKYFAWYLYFASICSLLLVFWIGKVVYGARRWIDLGFFNFQPSELAKISTIILVAYLLSKYEDVINKKVLYKISFLVFIPFFLIIKQPDLGTAILLLASIGGMVFYKGIQRSIAKILIFFIPVVLPVSWFCLHDYQKERILNFLDPSRDPLGAGYHIIQSQIAIGSGRFWGKGFLAGSQSQLRFLPEKHTDFAFAVFAEEWGFVGAIFLLFLFCFFLYQMLQIAFQAKDRFGRYLVIGIFFYFLIQIVINMGMVLGLMPVVGVPLPFISYGGTSLVINFILVGLVINVGMRRFIFKNV from the coding sequence ATGTTTGATAGACGATTAGTAGAGAATATAGATTTTAAACTTATTTTGGTAGTTTGTGCTTTATTTTTAGTTGGAGTTATAAATTTATACTCTGCTAGTGCCTATAGATTTGAACAGGGGATAAATGTTACTCCTTTCTTTATTAAACAAATTATTTGGGGTTGCATTGGTTTTTTGGGATTTTTATTTATTATTTTGTTTGATTATAGGCATTTAAAATATTTTGCATGGTATTTATATTTTGCATCGATATGTTCTCTATTACTTGTATTTTGGATAGGAAAAGTTGTTTATGGTGCTCGTCGTTGGATAGATTTAGGATTTTTTAATTTTCAACCAAGTGAACTTGCAAAGATTAGTACTATTATTTTAGTTGCGTATTTATTAAGTAAATATGAAGATGTTATTAATAAAAAAGTATTATATAAAATATCTTTTTTGGTATTTATTCCGTTTTTTTTAATCATAAAACAACCGGATTTAGGAACAGCGATATTATTATTAGCTTCTATAGGAGGAATGGTATTTTATAAGGGGATTCAGAGATCAATAGCTAAAATTCTAATTTTTTTTATCCCGGTAGTGTTACCAGTTTCGTGGTTTTGTTTGCATGACTATCAAAAAGAGAGGATTTTAAATTTTCTTGACCCATCGAGAGATCCATTAGGTGCTGGTTATCATATTATTCAATCTCAAATTGCTATTGGTTCTGGTAGATTTTGGGGCAAGGGGTTTCTTGCTGGCAGTCAAAGTCAGCTTAGATTTTTACCTGAGAAACATACAGACTTTGCTTTTGCAGTTTTTGCAGAAGAATGGGGATTTGTAGGAGCAATATTTTTACTTTTTTTATTTTGTTTTTTCCTATATCAGATGTTGCAGATTGCTTTTCAAGCAAAAGACAGATTTGGTCGCTATTTGGTAATAGGCATATTTTTTTATTTTTTGATTCAAATTGTGATTAATATGGGAATGGTTTTAGGGCTTATGCCCGTGGTAGGGGTTCCATTACCTTTTATTAGTTATGGTGGAACTTCTTTAGTTATAAATTTTATTTTAGTGGGGTTGGTGATAAATGTTGGTATGCGCAGGTTTATTTTCAAAAATGTCTAG